One Cucumis sativus cultivar 9930 chromosome 1, Cucumber_9930_V3, whole genome shotgun sequence DNA segment encodes these proteins:
- the LOC101212542 gene encoding uncharacterized protein C17orf53 homolog isoform X1, protein MEPWEALDLDYSDVHSLLRPLKRHRSPQPLSPSSASTSTLSLPLLETCSLPPSQSQPRVDNLQSELSLSPQASICRSQRISTELEASCPSGASTRIIPGPAGAVQVAMQRRTRGDHSCVGDEEPVPTQEYIRRVIENGDEEDDDFNRSAWVCALDFVRGIGAMEGNGAVSETPLNSIKNGFIDEKVGFVVAIIKSCTSNGLGGMMVALKDPTGTIDASIHHRVISEGNFGKDLSVGAVLILQKVAVFSPTRSVHVLNVTRSNVVKVISKDSGPLIKHNSPTAIRQSDSITGDTHGVHMPQMNSDVSRESTQNIMNNLKQNSKLRGNGLDDLQTGKGIAASSRNWKWNETVGNRQSIEKEGGVIDVGISKGTPSVGCNTVHVDQDQGRGSDEPINHPMGTDPAKENGAASNTVQLPNNQEVETINEMKKTVTRTQQPLLPQWTDEQLDELFVFD, encoded by the exons ATGGAACCATGGGAAGCCCTTGATCTTGATTACTCCGACGTACACTCCCTCCTCCGCCCTTTGAAGCGTCACCGTAGTCCCCAGCCCCTCTCCCCTTCCTCCGCCTCCACTTCCACTCTCTCTCTGCCGCTTCTTGAAACCTGCTCTCTCCCCCCTTCCCAGTCCCAACCCCGGGTTGATAACCTCCAATCGGAGTTGAGTTTATCACCTCAGGCTTCAATTTGTCGATCCCAACGGATTTCAACTGAATTAGAGGCCTCGTGTCCGTCCGGTGCGTCTACACGTATCATTCCTGGTCCTGCTGGAGCGGTTCAGGTAGCAATGCAGCGTAGAACTCGTGGTGATCACTCTTGTGTCGGTGATGAAGAGCCCGTTCCTACTCAGGAGTACATAAGGAGAGTCATTGAGAATGGGGATGAAGAGGACGATGATTTCAATCGCAGTGCGTGGGTTTGCGCTTTGGATTTTGTCCGCGGCATag GTGCGATGGAGGGTAATGGAGCTGTGTCTGAAACTCCTTTGAACTCTATCAAGAATGGCTTCATCGATGAGAAAGTTGGTTTT GTCGTAGCCATTATCAAATCTTGTACCTCAAATGGTCTGGGTGGAATGATGGTAGCTTTAAAG GATCCAACAGGTACAATAGACGCTAGCATCCACCATAGAGTCATTTCTGAAGGAAATTTTGGGAAGGACTTGTCTGTTGGTGCAGTTTTAATATTGCAGAag GTTGCCGTGTTTTCTCCCACTCGTTCTGTACATGTGCTCAATGTAACAAGAAGTAACGTTGTCAAG GTTATCTCCAAGGACAGTGGACCTCTTATAAAGCATAATAGCCCTACAGCAATCAGACAGTCTGATTCTATAACTGGAG ATACACATGGAGTACACATGCCGCAGATGAATTCTGATGTATCACGTGAATCAACTCAAAATATCATGAACAATCTAaagcaaaattctaaattgaGAGGGAATGGACTAGATGATTTACAAACAGGAAAAGGAATTGCTGCATCGTCTAGAAATTGGAAATGGAATGAAACCGTTGGAAACCGACAGTCCATCGAGAAAGAAGGGGGAGTGATAGATGTGGGTATCTCTAAAGGAACCCCAAGTGTTGGTTGTAACACAGTCCATGTTGATCAGGATCAAGGAAGAGGATCGGATGAGCCTATCAACCATCCTATGGGTACAGATCCAGCCAAAGAAAATGGTGCTGCATCCAACACTGTTCAACTCCCAAATAATCAAGAAGTTGAAACAATCAATGAGATGAAAAAGACAGTCACACGAACACAACAACCATTACTTCCACAATGGACAGATGAGCAGTTAGATGAGCTCTTTGTATTTGACTGA
- the LOC101212542 gene encoding uncharacterized protein C17orf53 isoform X2, with translation MEPWEALDLDYSDVHSLLRPLKRHRSPQPLSPSSASTSTLSLPLLETCSLPPSQSQPRVDNLQSELSLSPQASICRSQRISTELEASCPSGASTRIIPGPAGAVQVAMQRRTRGDHSCVGDEEPVPTQEYIRRVIENGDEEDDDFNRSAWVCALDFVRGIGAMEGNGAVSETPLNSIKNGFIDEKVGFVVAIIKSCTSNGLGGMMVALKDPTGTIDASIHHRVISEGNFGKDLSVGAVLILQKVAVFSPTRSVHVLNVTRSNVVKVISKDSGPLIKHNSPTAIRQSDSITGVYHKND, from the exons ATGGAACCATGGGAAGCCCTTGATCTTGATTACTCCGACGTACACTCCCTCCTCCGCCCTTTGAAGCGTCACCGTAGTCCCCAGCCCCTCTCCCCTTCCTCCGCCTCCACTTCCACTCTCTCTCTGCCGCTTCTTGAAACCTGCTCTCTCCCCCCTTCCCAGTCCCAACCCCGGGTTGATAACCTCCAATCGGAGTTGAGTTTATCACCTCAGGCTTCAATTTGTCGATCCCAACGGATTTCAACTGAATTAGAGGCCTCGTGTCCGTCCGGTGCGTCTACACGTATCATTCCTGGTCCTGCTGGAGCGGTTCAGGTAGCAATGCAGCGTAGAACTCGTGGTGATCACTCTTGTGTCGGTGATGAAGAGCCCGTTCCTACTCAGGAGTACATAAGGAGAGTCATTGAGAATGGGGATGAAGAGGACGATGATTTCAATCGCAGTGCGTGGGTTTGCGCTTTGGATTTTGTCCGCGGCATag GTGCGATGGAGGGTAATGGAGCTGTGTCTGAAACTCCTTTGAACTCTATCAAGAATGGCTTCATCGATGAGAAAGTTGGTTTT GTCGTAGCCATTATCAAATCTTGTACCTCAAATGGTCTGGGTGGAATGATGGTAGCTTTAAAG GATCCAACAGGTACAATAGACGCTAGCATCCACCATAGAGTCATTTCTGAAGGAAATTTTGGGAAGGACTTGTCTGTTGGTGCAGTTTTAATATTGCAGAag GTTGCCGTGTTTTCTCCCACTCGTTCTGTACATGTGCTCAATGTAACAAGAAGTAACGTTGTCAAG GTTATCTCCAAGGACAGTGGACCTCTTATAAAGCATAATAGCCCTACAGCAATCAGACAGTCTGATTCTATAACTGGAG TGTATCACAAGAATGACTAG